The sequence aatgAATGTCAAGAGGCCCTAAGATTCCAACCTTGTCAACATTAAACTCGGGCATCATTACACATGTTGCACCACACCATAGCGGACATGCCAGCACGTTCATCAAACCATGGATGTGGTGTAGAGGCAGCACGTGAAGTATTACATCATTGGGTGTCCAGCCCCATGCATGCAGCATCATAGAGACTTGTGCTTCAAAGGATGCAAAAGTTTGCACCACACCCTTGGGTGGCCCAGTCGTCCCACTTGTGTAAATAACCATTGCTTTACGATTTTTCCAGCGGACTTGACTCCACTTCTGCACCAGAACACGCTTTTCGATCAAGTCTTCCTCACCCACGTTACAGTTTGGCACTTCAACGATAGTCTGCAGTGTGGTCGACGCACTGCTTTCATCAAGTGCCTTGGAATAATTTGAGCCTTTCTTACTGAAGGCATCTTGGTTTAAAATCAACAGTTTGAGGTTATTGGTCTCAGCTAGGGAGTAAGCCTTGTCGGCAAACTCGCGTGTGGCGATGAGAACCGAGCTCTGTGAGTCTCGGACAACATAGTCCAACTCCGATAGAGGATGGACTTTGCAGAGAGGCACGGCAGTGCAACCACTCATCCATGACGCAAACTGAGAGATGGCGAAGGTGATATTGTTTGGGCAAAGAATCGCTACACGCTCTCCGTTTAGGATGACCCCCGATCCCCTCTTCCGAAGAGCTGGATCTCGAGGGGTGACTGCAAGGATCAGCTGGGCAAGCGCTGTGCTAAAACGAACCAGGTCACCATATGTGTGGGACCCCAGATTGTCTACGATTGCTGTCCTGTCATCGTAGCCGCCCTTCAAGACATTTAGAAAGAGGGGTTTGACGATGCTTGATGAGGCGCATCGTTTGAAGGAGTTGATGAAGTATCTTTGTTGAGTTGCGGGAAGGGAATCCAGTCCCACTCGCCCTGTCTGATAACTGCAGTTGTGGAAGAAAGTTGACTTTGTTGAAATGTAACGTAAGCAGCGAGGGAGATGATAGAGGCCCATGATGCCATTCCTACacgagaaaagaaaagaaaatagcGCAATCAAACTTTATCATAGTCAAGAAAACTAAAATGAAGTGTTCATAGAATTACAAAAACTAGGTGTTTGAGTTGTGTAAAGAGCAGGTTAATATTTAAAgcatcaaataaaacaatacaaataatactgagaaaacattgaaacaaaatgtataagtaattttgttatatgttttttgttgaactTCTGGTTTGGTCTAAAGTTTGGACAGTtttggggttgatttcacaaagaacttaggtctgtcctaacttagaaataagactagtcctacgGCTAGGAGATATTTAAATCTTAAGGCTAGTccgaagttaggacgagtaactcgtcatcCTCCAAGATTAAAGAAGGATCTGAGTCGAGATAAGAGTTAATACTTTTATTAGTACCCCTTGTGGAATAAGGTTAGTCAAGCAAAACAGCCAAGTTTCTCGAGTGAGAGGTGTTCAGAACCTTGCAAtaaataaggtttatcgcgaatagcaaaatatcaagagagggcgctgttccgCCGAGCATGCTGCGtactagccccacttgtgtggccaaccttggccacacaagtggggctagctGCGTATTAGTAATGAAAGGGGGCATCACATGACGTGCGCACGTCGAGCACGACAATGTACACCGGGGGGTCAACAAATGTTCCCTCTGCCTACCCAtgatgcattgcggttctgaattgTGATAAACCAAGCAATATTGATGCTCTGACTGACTCACTGAGTCTGATCTGACTGCCAGTGACTCTCCGCTGAGTCGAAACATAAGTTAATACTGGACTCAGACTGGAGTCTTTCTGCTCTTCGTAAAAATAGTCAAAATGTAAATGTAATATTAataactaataaaaaaataactgccTAGCCCTATTTTCTAGCGAGTCTAGTCGTAGTCTACTCGAGTCTAGCCTAACTTGTTGAGCCGttaatggctctgcttttaACATCGATCTCATCTAAGTTTTCCTtgtcatcactgtcaccattacagtgatgagaccgacgTTAAAAgcggggataactttccgtacggcgccaccactattttaccctttttttttacaaaaatggatatctcattgaggtaaattagatactatattatttcatatcgaatgaaaaagtggtggcgccatacggaaacttttccaaaagcGGAGCCACTAAACTataaacagctcaacaaggaAGGTAAAGTCTACATGGTCTACTCAAGCTTTTTATTATTTAGCATCAATTCAGCCTCCAGGAAGTTCAGGTCCTCAATTCAACTTTCAAGCCACCAAAAAGGCACTTTATTGTCTAAATTATATCAGGCTCCGTTTTACTTACCTGCTAAAACATAAAAGTCTTGCTCTTTTTTAATACGGTGGTCTGCTAGggacaaacacacacacccagATTGACAGCATAAAGAATTATTGAAACTCTGAAAGAAGAATCACAAAAAGTTACACAATCACTGTTCTTTTCTTGTCGCTTGGTGGCGCTataaaagaaaggaaaaaaatgggaaagaaaaataaatagttACCCAGACTTCACTATCAGAAGAATGTGAATATTGTGTTAAGGAGACCAGACGAATAACTGTGTGACGTGCGGTGTACATAGCAACAGGAGGTTGGTGAACTTACGAAGGTAGGTGAGACTTCTGCGATAGAAACTTCGAAAATTATCACCCAGattactttgtttttttcttaactCATGTGACTTTGTGTATCTTAAAGGTTTGAGAATACATTGAAGCgtatttatattaattttgataaGTTTTGACGTTATAAAACGGACATTATCGCGGCAACTTGACGTTCGTCGATGATCGGTACAAAATGGCCGCGCTCATGGGGTCGCACTCCGGAATGCACTAAATTAGCGACAACTCACGACATCAAATGTTAAATGcactttaattttaaaagaacattTTGAACATAAAGTCAACCGTCAAATAAATGCAGaagagtcatatgcatctaaatcattttcaaactgtactttttaaaaagaaaaaaataattattgttattgtaaaaaaagttgtgacaaaattgtatttttaatttttattttttattattgtaaaatCAGTTTGTTTTTACCCCAAATTTTAGTAAGGCCATGAGAATGAAATTacgtgagtttttttttcacttttcattattcattattttgctCACAAAGATGCGCAATCTTTtttctagaaactataacaTTATATAAGGGcttaaggct comes from Asterias amurensis chromosome 3, ASM3211899v1 and encodes:
- the LOC139934636 gene encoding malonate--CoA ligase ACSF3, mitochondrial-like — translated: MGLYHLPRCLRYISTKSTFFHNCSYQTGRVGLDSLPATQQRYFINSFKRCASSSIVKPLFLNVLKGGYDDRTAIVDNLGSHTYGDLVRFSTALAQLILAVTPRDPALRKRGSGVILNGERVAILCPNNITFAISQFASWMSGCTAVPLCKVHPLSELDYVVRDSQSSVLIATREFADKAYSLAETNNLKLLILNQDAFSKKGSNYSKALDESSASTTLQTIVEVPNCNVGEEDLIEKRVLVQKWSQVRWKNRKAMVIYTSGTTGPPKGVVQTFASFEAQVSMMLHAWGWTPNDVILHVLPLHHIHGLMNVLACPLWCGATCVMMPEFNVDKVWDKLLEDAEPRINLFMAVPTIYAKLIEGFESRFRGHKVRAFIKAKLRDRIRLMVVGSAALSQPVLEKWESISGHRLLERYGMTELGMALSNPLNSVRVPGAVGNPLPTVEVRIVDRNGNICVKGNSICSQVTPGSKVVQGDLQVSGPAVTREYWNKPEATTDSFTKDGWFKTGDTASFKDGVYRILGRTSVDIIKSGGYKISALDVERHLLAHNNIAECAVVGAPDVTWGQRVAAIVVLRNGGGLTLSELRMWARDFMAPYMIPTELRVVDIIPRNAMGKINKKQLLKDIFDVE